The genomic DNA ACATGGTTCAAAAAATCATTCGTATTGTCTGCGGGGCTGGTACTTATTTTGTCCGGCTGCGGAACCAAATCTGATCATACAGCTACCAACACTCTCCAAACCGAGCCGAATCAGGCACAAACGACGGACAGCGGCAAAAAGCTGAAAGTGGTTACCACTTTTTATCCGATGTATGAGTTTACAAAGCAGGTCGCTGGAGATCATGCTGATGTAACCGTGCTGATCCCTGCTGGTGCGGAGCCGCATGACTGGGAGCCAAGCGCCAAAGATATGGCACAGGTGAAGGATGCCGACGTTTTTGTATATAACGGTATCGTGGAAGGCTGGGCAGAGCAGGCTTTGAGCAGCGCGTCTAACGACAAGCGTGTTGTGGTTGAAGCAAGCAAAGGGCTGAACCTGATGGAAGGTACTGCTGAGGAAGAAGGAGAAGCGCACGCAGAGGAAGGCCATGCTCACGATCATGTGCTGGACCCTCATGTATGGCTTGATCCAGTCTTGGCCCAAAAGGAAGTAGAGTCCATTAAAGCGGGTTTTATCTCTGCAGATTCTGCGAACAAAGCAGATTATGAAAAAAATGCCAATGCATACATCGCTAAATTGAAAAAGCTGGATACCGAGTTTAAAACAGCTCTAAAAGATGTAAAGCGCAAAGACTTTATTACCCAGCATGCTGCTTTTGGTTACCTGGCTAAGCAATACGGCCTGACCCAAGTGCCGATTGCTGGACTTTCTCCGGAGCAAGAGCCTACACCGGACAAGCTGGCGGGAATTATCAAATTTGCCAAAGGGAATAATGTCAAAACGATTTTCTTTGAAACCCTTGTTGATCCAAAGGTCGCTGAAACTGTAGCTACTGAAATCGGTGCAAAAACCGATGTACTGAACCCACTCGAAGGACTGACGGACGAAGACAAACAGAAAAACCTCGACTACCTTGGCGTTATGAAAAACAACCTGGAGGCTTTGAAAAAAGCCCTGAATGAATAGAATATATTTGCAGACAGACGCTGGGACTATATGGGCGTCTGTTTTTTTATGCATGAAAACGGAGCAGATGGAACGGCACAATAGGTCACTTTTAAGTCCAGCTTATATAGTGCTAAGGTTCCAGTGTATACCTAGTACTTTGTGATCTTTACCCTACAGGAATAATTTACGTCATTATGAAAACCTGTTTTGAAAACTAATTCAATAGTATCTGGTTTAAAATTCCGTTTGTAATCCATTGGTAACGTTTTTATTTTTAACAGATTTTTTCTATTAACTTCAGTTATTATTTCACCGATATTGAACCTTGGATATGCATTTTGTTCAGCAGTCAGCATCTGAATGAAGAAGTATGATATATACAACGACAGGAGAGATTAACCTTGGCAACCATTATAGTCGTCGACGATTCTTTATTTATGCGATCTGTGCTTAAGGATATTTTTTTGGATTTGGGTCACTCTGTTATTGCGGAGGCGGAAAATGGGTATGACGCTGTTTTGAAGTACTCGAACCTTCGTCCAGATTTAATCACCATGGATATCAATATGCCCAAGATGGATGGACTTGAGGCTGTTGAAAAGATTATAAGGCTTGATCCCGAGGCTAAAATTTTAATGTGCTCTGCTTTGGGTCAGCAAGAAGCGATTATCAAAGCATTTCAGGCAGGTGCAAAGGATTTTATTGTTAAACCATTTCAAATGGAGAGAGTTGTGAACGCAATCACAAAAATATTTGGTAGTTGATTAATCGGGTTAACCGTACCCATTCATGATGATGGCTGCAATCCATAAATTGAACAAGAGAGCATTTCTATGACATAAGATTTTAATTTACATAAATATGAAGCATCTTGAAAATGAGTAAGAGGGTTGTGATTTAAATGAATGTGGAGATGAATAGGATGAGCAATCGGGTTTTATCTCAAAAAGTATTTATCGATGAACTGATCACTACGATTAAGAAAGGAGGGCTTGTCCCTGTAAGCTATGAACAGCTCATTAGCGAGCAACGGGAAAGAATAGATGCTCTTAACAGTGAACTTATCGCGCGTATAGAGGGGATGGAAAAGGATTTAATTCCTAATGCGACACACTCCATTCCCTTTTCTAATGGTGAAATTATTTTTCTTGCTCGTTATATTGTACTCATCGGGGACAACACCGAGGGTTACTTTGTTTTTTACAGAGCTGAAGAATGTGAAAGTCCGGAAGAGTATCATTTTATAACAAGCTCATACCAGCTTCCGCATTTGTTACCTGAATTATCTCTTATGTTACAAGAGCATAGTGCTAACGAGCCTGTTGATATTCTGACTTATTGGAATGGCCCAGCCTATCCGCTGAAAGATTTGAATAAAGAGGATATTAAGCTGTCCACCTACGAATTTTAATCCCGCACCAGCGGTTTAATTCTGGAGAAGTAAGGAGCCGTTGCCGCTTTGCGACAATCAGTCTGCCCTCTTTTCCATTTTCAGTAAGCCTCATTTGGAGGGAAGACATTCTAGTCAATCTACTCGATTGTGGGTCAATGCACCTGCCAATCGGAACGTTAAATGGCAAGCCCCTCATCACTTGGAGGCTTGCCACTCTTTTAATGTTAAGAACTGTATGGGGGGGACACCTCTGGAACAGCAGCTTTTTCATTGAAACCATTGGTTCTATCTCCGAACAAGCCATAAAGAAATACATCGAAAATCAAAAGAAAGGAGACGGCTAATGCAGAGAACCTATAAATTTCGTCTATATCCAACCAAAGAGGAGCAAGGGTACATTCATTTCGCGCTGGAACGTTGCCGTCTCCTCTATAATCGTTTGCTCGCCGAACGAATCGCTGCTTACGAGCAAACGGGGCAGAGTCTTACCTATTACGAGCAAAAAGCAACGTTGCCAGAGAGAAAACGGTACATACCTGAACTCAAAAACGTCCATTCCCAAGTCCTTCAAAATGTCGTTGAGCGGTTGGATAAGGCGTACCAAGCCTTTTTTCGCCGCGTCAAAAATGGCGAGAAAGCGGGCTTTCCGAGATTCAGGCCTGAAAGCCAGTACAACTCCTTTACCTACCCGCAGAGTGGGTTTTCCATAGAAGGAAAGCAACTTGTGCTTTCCAAGATCGGTGATGTACGCATCCGACTTCATCGGCAGCCGCAAGGAACGATCAAGACGTGTACCATCATGGTTAAGAATGGCAAATATTACGCCTGTTTTTCTTGTGAAGTCGAAAGCAAACACCTTCCAGCATCAGAAAAGCAGATTGGCATTGACCTTGGCGTGTCCCAACTTGCGGTAACATCAGATGGCGAGAGAATAGAGTCACCGAAGTTTCTTCGTAAAAGCGAAGAAAAGCTGAAACGAAAGCAACGTGCGGTCTCGAAGAAAAAGCGTGGTTCAAACCGCCGGCGTAAAGCTGTACGCAACCTAGCCAGACTCCATGAGAAAGTAGCAAATCAACGTAAGGATTACGCTCATAAAGAATCGCGAAAGTTGATCAATAAATATGGACTGATTGCCTTCGAGGACTTGAATATACAAGGGATGGTCAAGAACCATCATCTTGCCAAAAGCATTGCAGATAGCGGATGGAATCAACTTATTCAATTCGTGACGTACAAGGCTGAAAGCGCCGGTCGTCAGGTTGTGCAAGTGAATCCATCGGGCACATCGCAGCGATGCTCCAACTGCGGAGAAATCGTCAAAAAATCACTTGCTGTTCGTGTCCATCAATGTCCTTGCGGATACGTTGCAGATCGGGATGAAAATGCAGCTATTAATATATTGAAACTAGCCTTGCAGAACGTATCTTAATCTAACGCAATCAGGCTAGGAACTAGCCTTCAAGGAGGGACGAGGTTACGAGTCCTGATGATTTGAGAAGCTCTCCAATTCTTTGGAGAGAGGTTCACATGAATATTCGTTTACTTCGAATGTCAAAATTTTATTGAATATTACATAGTCTTTGCGGCTGTTGAAAGGGCCCTTGTTATTGGTATGTCTATCAATGGCGAAGAAAGAAGCACCCCGTCCGGCATCTTTAGCGTCATACCACTGAATGAAAGAGGCAAGTTCCTTCTTGCTTATATCAAATTCTTTTTCAAGTCCGTTATCCATAGTCACAACCAAAATTGCACGGTCACCACTCGGCTGTGAGGGTTCGGATGGTTCAGAGGGCTTTGACGGTTCAGAAGGTTCGGAAGGTTTAGTT from Paenibacillus sp. FSL R10-2782 includes the following:
- a CDS encoding response regulator, producing the protein MATIIVVDDSLFMRSVLKDIFLDLGHSVIAEAENGYDAVLKYSNLRPDLITMDINMPKMDGLEAVEKIIRLDPEAKILMCSALGQQEAIIKAFQAGAKDFIVKPFQMERVVNAITKIFGS
- a CDS encoding metal ABC transporter substrate-binding protein gives rise to the protein MNTWFKKSFVLSAGLVLILSGCGTKSDHTATNTLQTEPNQAQTTDSGKKLKVVTTFYPMYEFTKQVAGDHADVTVLIPAGAEPHDWEPSAKDMAQVKDADVFVYNGIVEGWAEQALSSASNDKRVVVEASKGLNLMEGTAEEEGEAHAEEGHAHDHVLDPHVWLDPVLAQKEVESIKAGFISADSANKADYEKNANAYIAKLKKLDTEFKTALKDVKRKDFITQHAAFGYLAKQYGLTQVPIAGLSPEQEPTPDKLAGIIKFAKGNNVKTIFFETLVDPKVAETVATEIGAKTDVLNPLEGLTDEDKQKNLDYLGVMKNNLEALKKALNE
- a CDS encoding RNA-guided endonuclease TnpB family protein; its protein translation is MQRTYKFRLYPTKEEQGYIHFALERCRLLYNRLLAERIAAYEQTGQSLTYYEQKATLPERKRYIPELKNVHSQVLQNVVERLDKAYQAFFRRVKNGEKAGFPRFRPESQYNSFTYPQSGFSIEGKQLVLSKIGDVRIRLHRQPQGTIKTCTIMVKNGKYYACFSCEVESKHLPASEKQIGIDLGVSQLAVTSDGERIESPKFLRKSEEKLKRKQRAVSKKKRGSNRRRKAVRNLARLHEKVANQRKDYAHKESRKLINKYGLIAFEDLNIQGMVKNHHLAKSIADSGWNQLIQFVTYKAESAGRQVVQVNPSGTSQRCSNCGEIVKKSLAVRVHQCPCGYVADRDENAAINILKLALQNVS